The stretch of DNA ACATATCGTCGACATATTTTTTTGTGAAAGAAAGCTTTTACTGTATTACTCCATGATATTTTTTGTTTGTTTCAGGTGTTCATTCCTGGTCTAATCTGATGTATATGCTCATGCCGCGACAGCCAGATCACCTGCAGCACTGGACCCTGGAGGGGCGCTGGGGCAGCAACGCGAAGGCTATAATCTGGGGTCAAGATCACTATGGAACAGGATCATGGGGGCCGGCGAGCGGAGCTGGtcagcggcagcggcagcggcagctGCGCTGAAGCAGCTCGAGGATTGGAGGTCAACAATGGCGGCAACTGTGAGGGGGGACAGGATGTCTCGTGCATTACTTTTGTGGTTGGGGTGTACAGTAGTCATTTCATTTTCAATCCAGCTATCTCGACTACAAGTTGTCAAGTAAGCCAAGCTTTTTGGAAGTGAAAAGATTTGGAGGAATAGAGGAGCTCATCAAGGCCACAAAAGAAAGCATGTTGTAGATCACCATTCAGCAGCCCATTCGTTGAGGATAATTACTAATTAGTCTCTCTTTGTGGCTATttttgtctctctctctctggttCATCGTGCTGCTTATTCTTCCTGGGTTTTTCTACTGGAGCATGGTACACTCACACATAAATTATGTCACGGACGCTGTATAAAAAAAACTCATCAGGAACGGTGGAATTAAATTCAGCAACAAATGATATTCAGAGGAAAGGAAAACTAAGACAACTGAAACAAAAACAGTTCAAATGATTTGAAGTACTGTCGTTTCATGAAAATAGTAGTTGTATGTCCCCGGTTGAATCAAAATTTTGACCAGGCATGGGCGTCTTCAACCTAACAGAAAAGGAGttatttttttcaatttttttaaaacttGGAATGCAATGCTATCCTATGTTGAAGACTTAAGCCAGTGTTGCTTAGTAGGTTAAAGAAATCTATAAGATAATGAaacataattttttttaaaaaaaaaagtAGGTGCAGCAATTTTTAAGTTTACAAGGAAAAAGAATATTAATGTAATGGTAAGAGTTTTTTCCTCTTTGTTTGAAGAGTACAGGAAATTTTCAACAAGTTACTCGACCATTTTTTTCGTAAATACACGAACATATTCCATGTATGGcggaacattttttaaatatttCTGTACATACCGGCGAAACAAGATTTTATAAGTTGTTAAACAGTTTGTTTCACACGCATAAACATTTTATCTGTTTGCTTTTATATTtttttacagagggagtactcaAAGAGTGTCATGTGTATAAAATACATGACCCCTAAATTTTGGTCCAATTGAAAATGAAAGCGAACAGCTTGTCTTCTGGAGCGCACGCTGTGGCATCGCCTTGCATCTAACACAATGGTGTTGGAGCTTGGCGGTACGGGCTGAAATTTCATTCAGGTTCGAATCCTCCAGAACTCCAAATAGGAAAGCTGCTCCAAATATGAAAGCTGGGGCCAAAATATGAAATATGCACCCCAAAAAGAAAATTTGTACTCTGCTAGTTTTTCTTTTGCAGTCGATGCTCCATGAAAACAGTTTTTTACGAAGATGAGGCTGTTTTAAGGAATCTGCTGGAGTTGGTAGGATTGTCACGTATTTCCAGCAAATTATTAAGTAGATAGCATCAAACTTGTCTGAATAAaaattactactccctccgtcccataatataagaacgtttttgacattagtgtagtgttaaaaacgttcttatattttgggacaggGGGAGTACTATCTAACTGATCAGAATTGCCCCCGGATTATCACATTACATACATCAAACAAGTTCAGTGCATAATATCCGAATTCAGGACGTTCATGCATATATGCTTGGTCCATATTACGCGGACTCGACCATGACTTCATAAAACTCAAAATACACACACCCAACACACAAATCCAGCTTTGTAACCACCACTTCGAAATCACATGTCCCTTACTCCACAGACTACTCCAAGCATGTTTACATGATAAGACGCATCGATGAGGAATTTATTTCAGGCGGTGGTGGCGACGGGCTCCATCATAATTAATGTTCTGAGGGTCTGACTGTCAGAGCCTTTTTTATCTTGTTGGATCCCCCTTAAGGAGGTCTTCCACCGAGCTTTTGTATTTCGCGATCAAATCCCTGGTAAATATGGCAATGGTTAGGATAGAACTCTACTGAATCACAAAAATTGTTGGCACGTTGCGTTGACGAATGGAGCACTTACTTTCTTTGATCAAGCAGCTGACGGGTTTCTTCCAAACTTTGCATTTGTCCTTCAACCGTCTGTTGGCAACAAAAGGAAATACTTTCCGTGAGAATCGGGGCTTAGGGTTGGAACTATTTGTGGCGTTAGCTGGTCAGTACTTTACGTGAGTGGTCAGGATTCACTGGTGAGACCCATAAGAATTATGTCATCTTTCAAACCGCAAAAGCACCTAGAGTTACACACACCATTAGTAAGATAACCATGGTCAGAATAATGAGAACTGAATATTTCTCCCAAGTTAATAGCTGATACAAAGATAAACCAGCCAAAAAGTCATAAATAGAGTTGTGGCTAAATCCTTTACAAGGCAAGAGGTTATGTAGAAATCGCCAAATTTACAATGGCAAACTATGAATTTTTTGGGAACATTTCTGGGACTACGTGTACATTGTCAATGAGAGTCGATTATTACAAATATGGATATTACCTCCGTACTTATTGCATATCTATCAAATATTAACAATTTAATATTGGTAGATTATATTTCGAAGAACACAAAAATAGAAGATCGCCTAGTGTGCAAGTTACTCGCGTAACTGTGACGAGATGTCTAGATTACATTAATGCAACTAAAACAATACTCAGTCCATATCAAAATGGATGTCCTTTCAGCCTCTTAATTTTTTTGTTCTTTACCCTTATAATTTAGTTTTAGCTGTGTTCCTTCTTTGCCCTTCGTCAATGTCATCAAGAAAATAGCTAATTAACTCCTCCTGTCGTTGCatttgcatgctttgctttgcgTAGGAAAAACAAGGCAATTTAATGCCCTTGGGATGAGAAAGAGATGGACAATATCAACATTTCACATACTCTTAAATCCTGTGCCCAACTCTAAAAGGGCATCTATTTTGAGTTCCAAACTTGAAATAGCTTCATTTCTATAACAAATACAGTATTTGGCTTAAAATATCAGGTTCCTGGTCCTTTCAGGAGAGAAAGAAAAACCAGGGTATGACTAAGCTGCTCCACCGATCTGCTAGTCTTTCAACTTTCAAGCTACCAGGCTTAACACTTTAGAACTTTGGGTGCATTTTGGTAATTCTACAAATGGGTCCACAATATTCATATATCGTATATTATATTTACAACCAAACTAACCTGTCTAGCATATGATCCCTGCAGTTTAGCCTAACTAGATTAGACAAAAGTAACATGCCATCTAGTTGAAACTTGAAACAGTATTCTATTTCTATCAACTATCGTCACACTAAATTATTGTTATCATTATCAGAAAagctactactccctccgttcctaaatatttgtctttctagagatttcaacaagtgactacatacgaagcaaaatgagtgtatctacactctaaaatatgtctacatacatccgtatgttgtagtctatttgaaatgtctagaaagacaaatatttaggaacggagggagtacatatgaAGTCATGTGTAGAAACTTACAACAGATTTTGAGCTTAGTGTTCCTGAAATGGAGTTCAATAACTGTTGGCTCCTGGCGAATTGACTGGTCAATTCTTCAACCTGCATAAACAAATAAAAACAACTCAGGTTACTAGACTACCATGCTCTGAGGAATCATATTCAAAATTCTACAAAAGCACAATTCAATACGAAGATAGTATAGTTTATTTACTTGGGACAGATAAGTATGAGACCAAAACATCCTAAAATCTCTGGAGTTAAATAGTTTAATTCTATCGTATTATTTTTTCATATTAAATGAACTGAATATGTAACTTTTCTTAGACCAGAAACAGTCATCTACCATACTACCACTATCACATCATTATTTCTTCAACAAAAGAAAATAAGAGATTATACAAAATTCTTACCAATGCATCAAAAGCTTGATCCCTTGCGCCTGTTGCAATCGCATCACCTAATCTTGTCACCAACTGATATAGCAAGgaaaaaaaacaaataaaagaatcATCAACCATACTGCTTAGTACTTTAACAAACATAAGAAAATGATGGTTAGCTTTATTGCTAAGATGTGCTAGTTTTGAACATGGCTTTTTTCTCTCGGTCGTTTTTTCCGGTAACCCCCTCCAAGAAACACGGTTAACGGCCGGAAAATTTTGGATTTAAATTTGAACGTAAAAAATGGAACCAGTACTACTAAGGATGCCAGTATTGACGTAAACAGGCGGGTGTTGGAGTGATACGCGGTATCGTGCAAGCCGCGGGTGTCCGCGGTGGTGATGGGGTTGAATTCCCACGCCTCGGATTTTTCGCCATTTTTTTTACTATCACTGCAGTGAGGGACCAACCGAGGCAAAACAAGGTAAAAGTGAAAAGCAGCTCCAAGGACTCGAGCTCAAGAGCTCGGCTTAAGCAGGTTCCATGCCGACCATCTCACCACCACTTCGTTTGAGTTCAGTTGTATATAGGGTATAAATATATTTATTCCATTACTAAAAAATAATAACTCAAATTTCGTTAGAATTTTTCGGGCAGTTAAACACCGAGATTTCCGGTATTTTTGGGGAATAGGTTTTACCGGTGGCCCCCAGTAAAAAAAGGGAAACGATTACAAAAACCTTAGTTGCTAAAACAATATTGCAAAGAAAACAAGCCTCTCTCTTGATGCAACTACAAAATGTTATCACCATCTTAACAAAGTTCTATAATGACACCATGATATTCTCATTTAATAGGCCTAGCTTCAAAATTGTGTTCCCCTTGTTAACCTAAACATTATTATTTTTTTCTATTCCATCATTACAGCCCCACTGTTGTATTCTTCAACATAGTCCATCTACTCTCACAATGCCAGCACCTATGGTTGGCCAATCACAAATCTGCCTTGATATGACATTGACAGCATCAAGACCTTCTATTTAAAACAGAAATGGACTATATTCCAATTTGTTCCAAGCTAGATGCTTCATAAGTGATTCCTCGAAAGGTGACACATGAACCATGTTGCAGCAGCAGAGACGGACGTACTGCAGTAGTGACAGCATAGCCAAGTAGTAAGCATCCTCACCCCACCTACGTTGTCTGTTGGTTGGTTTCTTTTGTCGAATAAATGATTTAGTTTCGCCATTTCCCAGAATGAGTGTCTGGAAAATGAGATCCCAGGCGACCCACAATCAGATCATGCAACCAGGATCACAGTTTGGCAGGGGTTGCCGCAGGTCCATATGGTGTGCAGACAAGGAAACATCTGCAGTGGGTACTTAGTACAGAGGATTGTTTCTGTTTGCAATGGCATTTTGCAATCATGCCATATTTGCAATTCCATACAGATAAATATTATCCAACTTAAATGTGCCAAGAAAATTTGTACCCatattacttaatactccctttGTAACTTAATATAAGACCTATTTTGACACTATCATAGACTCTAACAACGTCTTATAAAAAGTTACAGAGGTACTATGATACTATGTCTTCGATTCCATGTCAGTCAGCTTTCCATACAAGAGGTATATGTAATGGCAATGTAAGTTCATGCCATGAATTGATTAATGATATAGAGATCAACGGAATACAGAACAAATTTTGGAAGGAACAAGAACCACATCTGGTATAACCGTTAAGAATGATATACCAAAATAATTATGTCAGAACGAGCGACAGCCTGTACCAGAGCTATCCTATTACGTACTACTATTCAAGAATAATTGTCTCTGGTACTATTGACACAATACACATCTGCACAGTAACGATACAATGTTAAAAACTAACTTCGCAAAAAAAAACTAACATGAAACTGAAAACCAAAAGTGGATGTTTAATTACTACAGTATATTAAATGATTTAATTTCACCATTTCCCAGAATGAGTGTTTGGCAAATTATATCTCAGGCGAACCACAATCAGATCAAGCAACCAGGATCGCAGTTTGGCGGCGGTTACTGCAGGTCCATATGGTGTTTAGACAAACAAATATTTGCAGTAGGTACTTAGTACAGAGAATTGTTTCTGTTTGCAGTGGCATTTTGCAAACATATCATACAGCTAAATATTTTCCAAGTTAATATGTGCCAAGAAAATTTGTACCTATAGTAGTACTTAAATATGTTTTCGAATCCATGTCGGTTGGCTTTCCGTACAAGAGGTATATTTAAGGAAACCGTAAACCCATGCCATGAATCGATTAATGATACAGAAGTCAACGGCGTACAGATTTTTCAAGAAGGAACAAGAACAACCAGTACCAGAGCTTTCATAACAAAACAATTATGTCAGAATGGTCAACAGCCTGTACCAGAGCTATCAGCAGATTTTTCTAGAGGATTGCTGCTGTTCAAGAATAATCCTCAGATTATCTCTAGTATGTTCGACACAGTACACATGTGCAGAGTAATAATACAATCTTCAAACTAAACCTGATACTGAAAACCTAATACAGTAAGAAATGGCCAACAACGAATCCCAATCAGCTCGATACCAGATTTGTAACCGAAGAAGATGCTGGCTTTCTGGAGAAACGGATGGCAACTTACGTGGAGGAGGTGGAAGTGGGACGCGAGCGAGGGGTGGTGGTGCTGCGGCGGCGGCGTCGCCTGCTGCTGCGGCGGCTGCTGGTACTGAAGGGCGTGGGCATGGTCGGGCTGCGGGGAGAGCACCAGCGGCCGGTAGTGGTCGCCGTGCTGCTGCGGGAGCGGCGGCGGGTGGTGATGGTCCATCTTCTCCCTCCCCACCTCCTGCTGGACGGATCTGTGGTGATTTGGATCGAGGATTTGGGTTCTAGGGATTTGACAGGAAGAATGGGGAATTTCTACTACTGTGCTACGGCCTTCACTTCCCACCCCCTTCTGGTGCCCACCTACTCTACTCTCTGTATTTTTGTtttttactccctccgtttctaaatactccctccgttctgaatTGCTTGtgttagatttgtctagatacgaaagtatctaacactaaaatgagtctaaatacatccatatctagacaaattcaagacaagtaattcgaaacggagggagtataagcaatatagactacatacatatagacatgttttagagtgtagatttaATTTTACTCCCTACATAGTTTATATTAAAATTTCTAAAAAGTCTATTTAGGGAAGGAGGCAgtatgttttatttgcaaaaaagaCCCCATAAAAAATGAAGATTAATATCGGGTCCTTGGAGCACCGACCGACCAGCATCCTGGCGCGGGCTGAAGCCGTGCCGCCGCACCGTTGACGCCACTCCCCGGAGCAGGCGTGGCAGACAGGACCTTTGCGGACAAAAAGTCGTCAACCACGGTCCTACAGGACCAGCACACCAGAGATGAAGCAGGACAAAGTACCACCGAAGAAGAGACGATGCCTCCTACGCTAGCGACCAAGAGGGAGGAAGATCTGGCACCCTCTAGAAGAGACCAACCAGCTTGTGGCTCCATATCGGTGCCAGGACTCGTAGCGGCGAAGCCAGAGCACAAAATCCCCTTCAAGGTCGATGCCGCTACCCCCTCGACCTTGATCCATCCCAAGGGAGAGTAGGAACACCTATCCTCCACAGGTTGACAGATATGCGAGGTCACCAAGCCGCCAGCTCACCGGCGTCGTCAACAACCACACCAGGATGGGGAGCAAGCAGGAGCACTTATTTCACACGACGTCGTCCCCACCATCAGGCGGCGCCACCGACACACCAACCCCAACACCTATCTACATGACAGAATTAGAGAACTGGGGTTCCCCCACCCTCACGCCGTTGTAGTGGGGGCGGAGAGAAGGGGAACCGCCAGCCTCGCCGGCGCATGACTTGGAAACAAGGGTGGTTTCACTTTCATCTATCAGATGTTTCGTTGCACGACGCTACTAGATTGCAAAAGCCTTAACTGATACGCTAGCACTCCATTTGTCCAAGACACGTAACACCAGGATGGGCGCAAGCAGCAACACCTTTTTTTGCAAAATGGTAGCTCCAGGGACGGAGCCAGGATTTAAACATAGGGAGACGAAGACAACGGCGAGAGTGAACTTTCTTGTTCTTTCGTCCGCATCCCTTTTCACTATTTTTTGGGACAAATTTAACCCGTCTGTTACAGTAAGAAGAGAACAGCAAATCTGGGCACTAATGGAAAGACAAGGTGACAAGAGATGTGCAGCAGTTTACAGATCAATTAAATTAAGGTCAGGGTATTATGTCCAGTAGAGGATACCCTGCCTTCTAATACCCTTTATAGTGGTACGCTACCCTTCTTAGAAAGTACTACAAAATTTAAGATTGATCATAACAGGTTTCCTCCGATCTACTCCAGCTTTCTTTACAAGGATTCCTCTGGTATTATTTTGCTACTAGCTTGTAGCAATCCAACAAACAATGCACTACCTACCAACCAGTGACATCAATATGTGGTTACCTTGTCTCAAAAAAAAAGTTACTACTGTATGCGATTACCTTACGTTGTTGATGCGACGTGCGTGCAGTGAGCCATCATGCGGCGCATTGGAGATTGCGCTCGGAGATCGGAGGCGCCCTCCATCACGGCTGCCGTCGTTCACTTCCCCGTACGAGGTTTAGGCCGCCGGCCGCCGGCTCGCCGCCCCTAGCGCCGCCGCGGGTGGTAGGTCGTGGCCATCGCCGGTCGAAATCGGATGTGTTTCGTGATCGTGGGAGAGCCTTGTGTGGTACTGTGCGTgcgatcttgggcttgagctaaTGGCCGATCCACACAAATAGGCGCCCACGCAGAAGGTTGATTGGGTCGCTCCTCCTTGCTCGCTCGGGTCGCTCGTCCCTCGATCCCAGGTCGCTAGTTGAGTCTTGACCGCGACCATGCACTACTGAACAGGTTGTTGACGGTTGACTTTTACAAAATAGTTCAagaaaagttcaaaaaaaatcatacatTCGAAAATGAGGTcgcaaatttgaaaaaagttcatcggtttTGGAAAAActtcttcatttttttaaatcatcaattttaaaaaaaacatgaatttgaaaaaatcATCCATTTTGGAAAAAATATCATCGATTTgaaaaaaaaaagttcatcaatttgaaGAAAAATCCGTCGCCCGATCCCAGGTTGCTAGTTAACTCTTGACCGCGACCATGCACTACTGACCAGGTTGTTGACTATTCAAttctaaaaaaagttcatgaaaagttcaaaaaaatcataaattCAAAAACGTGTTCGCAAATTTAAAATGGGCCAATCCTAGGACGGAGCGGGTGTGCGCCAAAGATGAAGAAACAGGCACTTGCCCGCTTAAGGCGCATTAGGCTAGCCACCACTGCCATTGGGCCGATCcatagcccccccccccccccccccccccccccgcccctgGCTGAACACCAAGCGCGTTGCCATGGGACTTTTTTTTCATTGCACATATAAAtataacacataacaaaatttatatGTATAGAAAAGACAACCTGAAACAATCGGAAAATAATTGGAATCCTCATCACTTGCTATGTAATTCGATGATGTATACATAGAGAACAATGATCCAAAAAATTAGCTTTGGGATAGGGGATGCTTGCCCCATATCAAATTCAAAGTAAAAGATGGGACAATTGCCAACTTTTGGCTCGGTCACTGGATACGGGAGGGGGCCCTTAGATACATATTCCCACGATTCTTTGTGATTAGGCACAATCCAATTGCAAGAGTCATGGAGGTCAGGGCGGACGACAGATGGACTCAGTCGTTTCAGCAATCGTTTGGGCCCTTGGAAGAGGCGGACTAGGACCTCCTCTGGGGTGAGCTAGCTGGATGAGGTTAACCAAAGGGCGTTTGGGCCATTGGAATTAGCAGATTGGGACCTTCTCCGGGACGAGCTAGCCAGGTGAGGTTAACCAACGGGGACGACTAGATTTACTAGAAATTGGAACCTTCAGGCAAATTCTTCACATGATCCCTGTACAGAGAAATTTTCAAGATGGATGCACAAGGTGAGGTGATGGATATCTGGAAAATGAAGATTCCTTCCAAAATATAAAAATTCTTTGGCAACTTGCTAGGAACAGAATTCAGAGTGGTGATCAAGTGGTGTAGCAATGCCTCAAAGAAAATCCCGTGGAACAGCACAAGCTTAAAGCCTAAAATACAGCAAATTAGAAAGAAAAAATTCCGTCGCCGGGACTTGAACCCGGGTCTCTCGGGTGAGAGCCGAGTATCCTAACCACCTAGACTACGACGGATTGATGGTGGAAATACAACAATTCACATGACAATCAAAGTTCAAGCACACCTAAAGCTCAGTTACTAGTTGTTGTGCTGGACTGTCAAATTGTGCTTCGATTATGGGACCAATAGTAATTTCAGTGATCTCTCTATGTGTGTTAGTCCATTTGGCATACGCACATGTCGATGTTCTGTTGTCTATTCCAGGTCAGGTTACAATATTACATCAGCTCCTTCCTTCAGAGTTCAGACCAAAGGTCTTACAAGAAGGTGGATGATGAGCCGGTGCTACATTGCTAATGCCCTACTGCCGTACCCGGAGCACCTTGTTCACCATGCTAAAACCAAACTGACAGGCACCATCATAAGACAGATGTCAGTGTATTCCGCAATGCAGATCTCTCGGAAGGAGTTTTCATTCGCGGAAGAAACTTGATCATCGCCGCCATACTCGATCGGAGCACATTCTCCATCACAATAGCTATATGTAAATTGACAGAAATTGTCATTTAGGTAAGTCGATTTTGCAGAAGAAATGGTTGAAGGAAGAAAAAAGCTAGTGGAAGAAGAAATAAGGATGGCAGTTGGATCTTAATCTAATGACCCAGAAAATTAACTTGCCCAAAAATAGTTTTTCAGGCGACTTACGTGTAGCCGGTCCCTTCTCCGTTGGCGGTGCCAGAGGGAGACATGTCGAAGCTAAAAGAAGTTCTGCACACGGAGCCCGTCAAGTATGACATCTCTTAGGGTAATGTATTGCACACTGATTTTTAAAACTTCAAGTGTCACAATCTTTATCTTTCATTTTGAAAAAAACTTTTGATTTATTCATCAATTGTCAAGCCCGGCCG from Triticum urartu cultivar G1812 chromosome 3, Tu2.1, whole genome shotgun sequence encodes:
- the LOC125542610 gene encoding mediator of RNA polymerase II transcription subunit 9-like, whose protein sequence is MDHHHPPPLPQQHGDHYRPLVLSPQPDHAHALQYQQPPQQQATPPPQHHHPSLASHFHLLHLVTRLGDAIATGARDQAFDALVEELTSQFARSQQLLNSISGTLSSKSVTVEGQMQSLEETRQLLDQRKDLIAKYKSSVEDLLKGDPTR